One Curtobacterium sp. MCLR17_007 DNA window includes the following coding sequences:
- a CDS encoding Maf family protein, with amino-acid sequence MRLYLASTSPARRALLAQSGIEPVLVSPGVDEDAAAAAETERLGRPLTGPELVSLLAVAKAAAVADAAVAGSPVDGFVFGGDSAFEVDGRLYGKPHDPAVARERWRQMLAAGGGTLWSGHCVVDRRRGLDPARGRTGGPSPARTEPPVRPGAGPGAWAGSIGDVAPGGSALVVDGDRVIAVDSAVLTFADDVSADEVDAYVATGEPLEVAGAFTIDGRAAAYITRIDGAPSAVVGLSLPVLRSMLLRGFGVAWHDLWAL; translated from the coding sequence ATGCGTCTGTACCTCGCGAGTACCTCCCCCGCCCGACGAGCCCTGTTGGCGCAGTCCGGGATCGAGCCGGTGCTGGTGTCCCCGGGGGTCGACGAGGACGCCGCGGCCGCCGCCGAGACGGAGCGGCTCGGGCGCCCCCTGACCGGGCCGGAGCTCGTGTCCCTGCTCGCGGTCGCCAAGGCCGCCGCCGTCGCGGACGCCGCCGTCGCCGGGTCGCCCGTCGACGGCTTCGTGTTCGGCGGGGACTCCGCGTTCGAGGTCGACGGGCGGCTGTACGGCAAGCCGCACGACCCGGCGGTCGCCCGGGAGCGCTGGCGCCAGATGCTCGCCGCCGGCGGCGGGACGCTCTGGAGCGGGCACTGCGTCGTGGACCGGCGCCGGGGCCTGGACCCGGCCAGGGGACGGACGGGAGGCCCGTCACCGGCCCGCACCGAGCCTCCCGTCCGTCCCGGTGCCGGTCCGGGGGCGTGGGCCGGGTCGATCGGCGACGTCGCACCCGGCGGCTCCGCGCTCGTCGTCGACGGCGACCGCGTGATCGCGGTCGACAGCGCGGTGCTCACCTTCGCCGACGACGTGTCCGCGGACGAGGTCGACGCGTACGTGGCGACCGGTGAACCGCTCGAGGTCGCCGGGGCCTTCACGATCGACGGACGGGCCGCGGCGTACATCACCCGCATCGACGGCGCCCCGTCCGCCGTGGTCGGACTGTCCCTGCCGGTGCTCCGTTCGATGCTGCTGCGTGGCTTCGGCGTGGCCTGGCACGACCTGTGGGCACTGTAG
- a CDS encoding biotin carboxylase N-terminal domain-containing protein, whose protein sequence is MPRISKVLIANRGEIAVRIIRAARDAGKASVAVYADQDRDALHARLADEAYALNGTTSADTYLVIDKIISVARRSGADAVHPGYGFLAENADFARAVLDAGLVWIGPSPESIERLGDKVSARHVAEKVGAPLAPGTIEPVQDVSEVIDFVDQVGLPVAIKAAFGGGGRGLKVVRSRDEVEAQFESATREAIAAFGRGECFVEKYLDKPRHVETQCLADEHGNVVVVSTRDCSLQRRHQKLVEEAPAPYLTPAQESLLYESSKAILREVGYVGAGTCEFLIGADGTVSFLEVNTRLQVEHCVSEEVTGIDLVREQFRIAEGGTLDYDDPAPRGHSFEFRINGEDAGRNFFPAPGPVHVFHAPSGPGVRVDSGVVSGDVVSGSFDSMLAKLVVTGATRAEALERSRRALAEFEVAGLPTVIPFHRAVVSDPAFATDDATPFSVYTQWIETDFVNEIPAWSGSPEELPVPASRDTVVVEVQGKRIEVTMPSIVGGGAGAAAGRRPAGPSAPPKRRSSAVRGGLTSSGAAVTSPMQATVVKLAVAEGDTVVKGDLLVVLEAMKMEQPVQAHKDGVVTGLNAPVGQTISSGHVLLELA, encoded by the coding sequence ATGCCCCGTATCAGCAAGGTCCTCATCGCGAACCGCGGCGAGATCGCCGTCCGCATCATCCGCGCGGCCCGCGATGCTGGCAAGGCCTCGGTCGCCGTCTACGCCGACCAGGACCGCGACGCCCTGCACGCACGCCTCGCTGACGAGGCCTACGCGCTGAACGGCACCACCAGCGCCGACACCTACCTGGTGATCGACAAGATCATCTCCGTCGCACGACGGTCCGGCGCCGACGCCGTGCACCCCGGCTACGGCTTCCTGGCGGAGAACGCCGACTTCGCCCGCGCCGTCCTCGACGCCGGGCTGGTCTGGATCGGTCCGTCGCCCGAGTCCATCGAGCGCCTCGGCGACAAGGTCTCCGCCCGACACGTGGCCGAGAAGGTCGGTGCACCGCTCGCGCCCGGCACGATCGAGCCCGTGCAGGACGTGTCCGAGGTCATCGACTTCGTCGACCAGGTCGGGCTGCCCGTGGCGATCAAGGCCGCGTTCGGTGGGGGCGGTCGCGGGCTGAAGGTCGTCCGCTCGCGCGATGAGGTCGAGGCACAGTTCGAGTCCGCGACGCGCGAGGCGATCGCCGCGTTCGGCCGCGGCGAGTGCTTCGTCGAGAAGTACCTCGACAAGCCGCGCCACGTCGAGACGCAGTGCCTGGCGGACGAGCACGGCAACGTCGTCGTGGTCTCGACGCGCGACTGCTCGCTGCAGCGCCGCCACCAGAAGCTGGTCGAGGAGGCACCGGCGCCGTACCTCACCCCGGCGCAGGAGTCCCTGCTGTACGAGTCGTCGAAGGCGATCCTGCGCGAGGTCGGCTACGTCGGTGCCGGCACCTGCGAGTTCCTCATCGGCGCCGACGGCACCGTGTCGTTCCTCGAGGTGAACACCCGCCTGCAGGTCGAGCACTGCGTGTCCGAAGAGGTCACCGGCATCGACCTCGTGCGTGAGCAGTTCCGCATCGCCGAGGGCGGCACGCTCGACTACGACGACCCCGCGCCCCGTGGACACTCCTTCGAGTTCCGCATCAACGGCGAGGACGCCGGCCGCAACTTCTTCCCCGCGCCCGGCCCCGTGCACGTGTTCCACGCACCGTCCGGCCCGGGTGTCCGCGTCGACTCGGGTGTCGTGTCCGGTGACGTCGTGTCCGGCTCGTTCGACTCGATGCTCGCCAAGCTCGTCGTCACCGGTGCCACGCGTGCCGAGGCGCTCGAGCGGTCGCGGCGCGCACTCGCCGAGTTCGAGGTCGCGGGGCTGCCCACCGTCATCCCGTTCCACCGCGCCGTGGTGTCCGACCCGGCGTTCGCCACCGACGACGCGACGCCGTTCTCGGTGTACACGCAGTGGATCGAGACCGACTTCGTCAACGAGATCCCGGCGTGGAGCGGCTCCCCCGAGGAACTCCCGGTGCCCGCGTCGCGCGACACCGTCGTGGTCGAGGTCCAGGGCAAGCGCATCGAGGTCACCATGCCGTCGATCGTCGGCGGCGGCGCGGGCGCTGCGGCCGGTCGTCGTCCGGCCGGGCCCTCCGCTCCGCCGAAGCGCCGGTCGTCGGCGGTGCGCGGTGGGCTGACGTCGTCGGGCGCCGCGGTGACCTCGCCGATGCAGGCCACCGTGGTGAAGCTCGCGGTCGCCGAGGGTGACACCGTGGTGAAGGGCGACCTGCTCGTGGTGCTCGAGGCCATGAAGATGGAGCAGCCCGTGCAGGCCCACAAGGACGGCGTGGTCACCGGCCTGAACGCCCCCGTCGGCCAGACGATCTCGTCCGGCCACGTGCTGCTCGAGCTCGCGTAG